The following proteins come from a genomic window of Lycium ferocissimum isolate CSIRO_LF1 chromosome 4, AGI_CSIRO_Lferr_CH_V1, whole genome shotgun sequence:
- the LOC132053306 gene encoding protein MEI2-like 2 codes for MEKPLKKPMSDGSEAASTKMKNAWAIPLGSAAYHASTDTSMFSSSLPVLLHAKLNFNESEQHGQSIDDSSPSLSKLQLEDNIKDPLEEVESSPAGFLLPGDEDELLAGLMDDFDLSGLPTQLEDLEDDFFGSGGLEMEPEDQNNLLNGFANLTMSGHYNIPNGAGTAVVGEHPYGEHPSRTLFVRNINSNVEDAELKSLFEQYGDIRTLYTACKHRGFVMISYYDIRAARTAMRALQNKPLRRRKLDIHFSIPKENPSEKDVNQGTLVVFNLDPSVSNEDLRQIFGAYGEVKEIRETPHKRHHKFIEFYDVRAADAALKALNRSDIAGKRIKLEPSRPGGARRNLMQQLSQELEHDEIRSFRHSVGSPVASSPPGSWSNFGSPVEPNPLRGYSQSPGLRNLSPVNGNLMPGLASILPGHLSSPKIAPIGKDPARVGHFNLVTTSPKSVQGVSYQHSFSVPEQKPALNMGSTSFGNSTASGTGTLSGPQFLWGSPPIHSERTDSPIWPTTSSMAHPFASNGQGQGYLHSRRQSSFLGSHHVGSAPSVNPLDRHFGFFPESPQKSYINPLGAVNMGVGLTGNFTESGSPSSRMMPLTRNGPMFFGNGSYGGAGTVNVEGLIERGRSRKIESGGNQIDNKKQYQLDLEKIMRGEDTRTTLMIKNIPNKYTSKMLLAAIDETHKSTYDFLYLPIDFKNKCNVGYAFINMVSPAHIVSFYEAFNGKKWEKFNSEKVASLAYARIQGKVALVTHFQNSSLMNEDKRCRPILFRSEGQEAADEEKLPSSNLNICIRRPDGSYSGDSLDSPTGDLDVKPDLFTGSS; via the exons ATGGAGAAGCCTTTAAAGAAACCTATGTCAGATGGCTCTGAAG CTGCTTCAACAAAGATGAAGAATGCTTGGGCCATTCCCCTTGGATCTGCAGCATATCATGCATCAACTGATACAAGCATGTTTTCTAGCTCATTGCCTGTGCTACTACATGCGAAAT TAAACTTCAATGAGTCCGAGCAGCATGGTCAATCCATTGACGATAGCTCACCTAGCTTAAGCAAGCTTCAATTGGAAGATAACATTAAAGATCCGTTAGAAGAGGTTGAGTCGAGTCCAGCTGGGTTCTTGCTTCCAGGGGATGAAGATGAGTTACTAGCAGGCTTAATGGATGACTTTGATCTTAGTGGATTACCGACTCAGCTGGAGGACTTGGAAGACGATTTTTTTGGCAGTGGAGGACTGGAAATGGAACCTGAGGATCAAAATAATTTGCTTAATGGTTTTGCAAACTTAACCATGTCTGGACATTATAATATCCCAAATGGTGCTGGAACTGCTGTTGTGGGGGAACACCCATATGGAGAGCATCCATCAAGGACATTATTTGTTCGAAATATTAACAGCAATGTAGAGGACGCAGAGTTGAAATCTCTTTTTGAG CAATATGGTGATATCAGGACTCTATATACTGCATGCAAGCATAGGGGCTTTGTAATGATATCTTACTATGACATCCGAGCTGCTCGAACTGCAATGCGTGCTCTACAAAATAAGCCCTTGAGACGAAGAAAGCTCGACATTCATTTTTCCATTCCTAAG GAAAATCCATCAGAGAAAGATGTTAACCAAGGAACTCTGGTCGTGTTCAACTTGGATCCATCGGTATCCAATGAGGATCTTCGGCAAATCTTTGGAGCATATGGGGAAGTCAAGGAG ATCAGGGAAACACCACATAAACGCCATCATAAGTTTATTGAGTTCTATGATGTCAGAGCAGCTGATGCAGCTCTTAAAGCATTAAACCGTAGCGACATAGCTGGAAAGCGGATAAAGCTTGAACCCAGCCGGCCTGGTGGAGCCCGTCGAAA TTTGATGCAGCAACTAAGTCAAGAATTGGAACACGATGAAATTCGATCGTTTAGGCACTCAGTTGGATCACCGGTGGCCAGCTCTCCTCCAG GCAGCTGGTCAAACTTTGGCAGTCCAGTTGAACCGAACCCATTGCGAGGTTATAGTCAATCACCTGGTCTGCGAAATCTCAGCCCTGTAAATGGTAATCTTATGCCAGGGCTGGCCTCTATTCTTCCTGGACACCTCTCAAGTCCGAAGATTGCACCCATTGGTAAAGATCCTGCAAGGGTTGGCCATTTCAATCTGGTAACTACTAGTCCAAAGTCTGTGCAAGGTGTGAGTTATCAGCATTCTTTTTCAGTCCCTGAGCAGAAACCAGCTTTAAACATGGGATCTACGTCATTTGGTAACTCTACGGCTTCCGGTACTGGAACACTTTCTGGTCCACAGTTTCTTTGGGGTAGTCCGCCTATTCACTCGGAGCGTACTGACTCTCCTATCTGGCCAACAACTTCATCAATGGCACATCCATTTGCATCAAATGGACAAGGACAAGGCTATCTCCATTCACGTAGGCAAAGCTCTTTCCTTGGATCACATCACGTGGGGTCTGCTCCATCTGTAAATCCTCTGGATAGGCATTTCGGTTTTTTCCCGGAATCTCctcaaaaatcatatataaaTCCACTTGGGGCAGTGAACATGGGTGTTGGTCTTACTGGGAACTTTACTGAAAGTGGTTCTCCTAGCTCTAGAATGATGCCATTGACAAGGAATGGACCTATGTTTTTCGGAAATGGCTCTTACGGAGGAGCAGGAACAGTTAATGTTGAAGGACTAATTGAACGTGGTCGAAGTCGAAAAATTGAGAGTGGTGGTAATCAGATTGACAACAAGAAACAGTATCAGCTTGATTTGGAGAAGATCATGAGAGGAGAAGATACTAGGACCACTTTGATGATTAAGAACATCCCAAACAA GTACACTTCAAAGATGCTACTTGCAGCAATCGATGAGACTCACAAGAGTACATACGATTTCCTCTATTTGCCAATTGATTTCAAG AATAAATGCAATGTTGGTTATGCTTTCATCAATATGGTGTCTCCTGCACATATCGTCTCCTTTTATGAG GCATTCAATGGGAAGAAATGGGAAAAGTTTAACAGTGAAAAAGTGGCGTCGTTGGCTTACGCACGTATCCAGGGAAAAGTAGCTCTGGTTACTCACTTCCAGAATTCGAGCTTGATGAATGAGGACAAAAGGTGCCGACCAATTCTTTTCCGGTCAGAGGGCCAAGAGGCAGCTGATGAG GAAAAGTTGCCATCCAGCAATCTGAACATTTGTATCCGTCGGCCTGATGGGTCATATTCGGGAGATTCTCTTGATAGCCCGACAGGCGATCTTGATGTGAAGCCAGACCTATTCACTGGAAGCAGCTGA